From Bacillus sp. FSL K6-3431, the proteins below share one genomic window:
- a CDS encoding carbohydrate ABC transporter permease: MVEDKTLGSRIFNWTNTILLVIIALVTVLPFIHVVASSFTTSAELAQKRFVLFPTEFSLAAYKYIFSTDTIFKALLVSIGVTLFGTMWSMFLSILTAYGLSRRDLVGRKQIMFFVIFTMLFNGGMIPTFLIVKNTGLLDSLAALVIPVSINVFNMIILRSFFQGLPEGLVESAKIDGCNDFGVLFRIVIPCSMPAIATISLFYAVTYWNTYMHAILYINDAAKWPIQVLLRQIVVLASGLSYDSAEFTDILPPEITVKMAVIVVATVPVLMVYPFLQKHFTKGALLGSLKE, translated from the coding sequence ATGGTTGAAGATAAAACACTCGGTAGCCGAATATTTAATTGGACAAATACGATTCTGCTTGTCATTATCGCACTCGTTACCGTGCTCCCATTCATACATGTTGTTGCAAGTTCTTTTACAACAAGTGCTGAGCTAGCGCAAAAACGCTTTGTCTTATTTCCTACGGAGTTCAGCTTGGCGGCCTATAAATATATTTTCTCAACAGATACTATTTTCAAGGCACTGCTCGTATCGATAGGAGTGACGCTTTTTGGAACGATGTGGAGTATGTTCCTGTCTATCTTGACAGCGTACGGCTTGTCCCGAAGGGATTTAGTTGGTAGAAAACAAATCATGTTTTTCGTCATCTTTACGATGTTATTTAATGGAGGGATGATTCCGACGTTCCTAATAGTAAAAAATACAGGTTTACTAGATTCTCTCGCAGCTTTGGTCATTCCTGTGTCAATCAACGTTTTTAATATGATTATTTTGCGTAGCTTTTTCCAGGGTCTACCAGAAGGCTTGGTAGAGTCAGCGAAAATTGATGGGTGTAATGACTTTGGTGTCTTATTCCGAATTGTCATACCTTGTTCGATGCCGGCGATTGCGACGATATCTCTGTTTTATGCTGTAACGTATTGGAACACCTATATGCATGCAATTTTATATATAAATGATGCGGCCAAATGGCCAATCCAAGTGTTACTTCGGCAAATCGTTGTTCTTGCGAGCGGGTTGAGTTATGACAGTGCTGAATTTACGGATATTCTCCCACCGGAGATTACAGTGAAAATGGCAGTTATCGTTGTCGCAACGGTCCCAGTGCTGATGGTATATCCATTCTTACAGAAGCACTTTACAAAAGGAGCTCTTTTAGGCTCACTTAAAGAATAA
- a CDS encoding ABC transporter permease → MRRVKKNKLLYMMILPGLLYFFIYKYIPMYGLVISFQDYKPYKGILGSEWVGFEHFHRLFTEPAFWMIFKNTIILFGLNILIFFPIPIILALMLNEVRLRAFQRTVQTLIYIPHFMSWVIIVSISYVLLTMDGGLVNGVLETFGFQKVNFLLNEGWFRPMYIIQVIWREAGWGTIIYLAAIAAVDPSMYEAARMDGANRIQQIWHITIPAIKSVIVVLLILKIGDVLELGFEHVYLLLNASNREVGEIFDTYVYTTGLKQGQYSYSTAIGLFKGLIGLVLVIGANKFAKKIGEEGIY, encoded by the coding sequence ATGAGGCGTGTGAAAAAAAACAAATTACTGTATATGATGATTTTACCAGGACTACTATACTTTTTCATTTACAAGTATATTCCGATGTACGGTCTTGTTATATCGTTCCAAGACTATAAACCATACAAAGGAATTCTCGGGAGTGAATGGGTAGGATTCGAACATTTTCATCGCTTATTTACAGAACCTGCTTTTTGGATGATCTTTAAAAACACCATCATATTGTTTGGGTTGAACATCTTAATATTCTTTCCCATTCCGATCATTTTAGCTTTAATGTTAAATGAGGTAAGGCTTCGTGCATTTCAACGTACAGTACAAACACTCATTTATATTCCTCACTTTATGAGCTGGGTTATCATTGTTTCGATTAGTTATGTTTTACTGACGATGGATGGTGGGCTTGTCAATGGAGTATTGGAAACATTCGGCTTTCAAAAAGTCAATTTCTTATTGAATGAAGGCTGGTTTAGACCGATGTACATTATTCAAGTTATCTGGCGTGAAGCTGGTTGGGGGACGATCATATATTTGGCAGCGATTGCAGCTGTGGATCCTTCCATGTATGAAGCAGCTCGTATGGACGGAGCCAATCGAATTCAACAAATTTGGCATATTACCATTCCAGCCATTAAAAGTGTTATTGTCGTTCTCTTAATCTTGAAAATTGGGGATGTATTAGAACTTGGATTTGAACATGTGTACTTACTATTAAACGCATCAAACCGTGAAGTTGGAGAAATCTTTGATACCTATGTGTATACGACTGGGTTGAAGCAAGGACAGTATAGTTATAGTACTGCGATAGGTCTCTTTAAAGGATTGATCGGTTTAGTGCTTGTAATAGGCGCGAACAAATTCGCGAAGAAAATTGGTGAAGAAGGAATTTATTAA
- a CDS encoding extracellular solute-binding protein, which produces MSFLAACSSGDSSSGKESSPIEFTIMTTLHTPEVPSDKIEKLIEEKTGTDINIQWVPDGNYIEKLNSAFATGTLPEATFLGNTTTFLQFKEAIRDDQFWEIGPLLDEFPNLKNLNEQSYKNTSVDGKIYALYQGRPAARSGLIYRKDWADKLGLSAPTNIDEFYEMARAFSEDDPDGNGKKDTFGITDRNDLIYGAFKTVSSWHGTPNNWGAKDGKVLPEFMFPEYIDTMKFFKELRDKGYINQDFPVTSKDDQQSFFKSGDAGMYVGSMGDVFAMNNDAVTLNPDVEFDVQNQIKGKDGKYRIWSLPGYGSVLLFSKSAVKTEEELKHILSFFDQLASKEVANLLFWGIEGEHFTVQDGAALQDTDAKLIDREVKPYQSMEIGEPATTGRYEGVATYDVRVKADELIRDNDNYLVQDISIPLESPTYIEIGERLNQTITDATYKFILGQIDEKGFEKIIEDWKKSGGDDIIKEFTEDYTNQNG; this is translated from the coding sequence ATGAGTTTCCTAGCAGCTTGTTCCTCGGGTGATAGTAGTTCGGGAAAAGAAAGTAGTCCAATAGAATTTACAATTATGACAACGCTACATACGCCCGAAGTTCCATCCGATAAAATTGAAAAACTCATTGAAGAAAAAACAGGAACGGATATTAATATTCAATGGGTACCAGATGGTAACTATATTGAAAAACTTAACTCAGCATTCGCTACTGGTACATTGCCTGAAGCAACGTTTTTAGGAAACACGACAACTTTTCTTCAGTTTAAAGAAGCAATTCGGGATGATCAGTTTTGGGAAATTGGCCCATTACTTGATGAATTTCCAAACTTGAAAAATTTAAATGAACAATCATATAAAAATACTTCTGTTGACGGCAAAATCTATGCTCTTTATCAAGGTAGACCAGCTGCACGCTCGGGTTTAATTTATCGTAAAGACTGGGCCGATAAATTGGGATTGTCTGCACCAACAAATATTGATGAATTCTATGAAATGGCAAGGGCCTTTTCAGAAGATGACCCTGATGGAAACGGAAAGAAAGATACGTTTGGAATAACTGACAGAAATGATCTGATTTATGGTGCATTTAAAACGGTATCTTCTTGGCATGGTACTCCAAACAATTGGGGGGCAAAGGACGGGAAAGTGCTACCTGAATTTATGTTCCCTGAGTATATTGATACGATGAAATTCTTTAAAGAATTACGTGATAAGGGTTATATCAATCAGGACTTCCCAGTGACGAGTAAGGATGATCAACAATCATTTTTCAAAAGTGGCGATGCTGGAATGTATGTTGGCTCAATGGGAGACGTATTCGCCATGAATAATGATGCAGTAACTTTAAATCCTGATGTAGAGTTTGATGTGCAAAACCAAATTAAAGGTAAGGATGGAAAGTATCGAATATGGTCACTGCCTGGTTACGGATCTGTTCTACTATTCTCTAAATCTGCAGTTAAAACAGAAGAAGAATTAAAGCATATTTTGAGTTTCTTTGATCAGTTAGCATCCAAGGAAGTAGCAAATTTACTCTTCTGGGGAATTGAAGGTGAACATTTCACTGTGCAGGATGGAGCTGCTTTACAAGATACAGACGCAAAACTAATCGACCGTGAAGTAAAACCTTATCAATCGATGGAAATAGGAGAGCCAGCGACGACTGGAAGATACGAAGGTGTAGCAACTTATGACGTAAGAGTAAAAGCAGATGAACTAATTCGGGATAATGATAATTATCTTGTTCAGGATATAAGCATCCCACTTGAATCACCTACTTATATTGAAATTGGAGAGAGATTGAATCAAACAATTACAGATGCGACATATAAATTCATTCTTGGCCAAATAGACGAAAAAGGATTCGAGAAAATAATCGAGGACTGGAAAAAATCCGGTGGGGATGACATTATCAAGGAATTTACAGAAGATTATACAAATCAAAACGGATAA
- a CDS encoding carbohydrate ABC transporter permease, translated as MVEDKTLGSRIFNWTNTILLVIIALVTVLPFIHVVASSFTTSAELAQKRFVLFPTEFSLAAYKYIFSTDTIFKALLVSIGVTLFGTMWSMFLSILTAYGLSRKDLVGRKQIMFFVIFTMLFNGGMIPTFLIVKNTGLLDSLAALVIPVSINVFNMIILRSFFQGLPEGLVESAKIDGCNDFGVLFRIVIPCSMPAIATISLFYAVTYWNTYMHAILYINDAAKWPIQVLLRQIVVLASGLSYDSAEFTDILPPEITVKMAVIVVATVPVLMVYPFLQKHFTKGALLGSLKE; from the coding sequence ATGGTTGAAGATAAAACACTCGGTAGCCGGATTTTTAATTGGACAAATACGATTCTGCTTGTCATTATCGCACTCGTTACCGTGCTCCCATTCATACATGTTGTTGCAAGTTCCTTTACAACAAGTGCAGAGCTAGCGCAAAAACGCTTTGTCTTATTTCCGACAGAGTTCAGTTTAGCGGCCTATAAATATATTTTTTCAACAGATACTATTTTCAAGGCACTGCTCGTATCGATAGGAGTGACGCTTTTTGGAACGATGTGGAGTATGTTCCTGTCTATCTTGACAGCGTACGGCTTGTCCCGAAAGGATTTAGTTGGTAGAAAACAAATCATGTTTTTCGTCATCTTTACGATGTTATTTAATGGCGGGATGATTCCGACGTTCCTAATAGTAAAAAATACAGGTTTACTAGATTCTCTCGCAGCTTTGGTCATTCCTGTGTCAATAAACGTTTTTAATATGATTATTTTGCGTAGCTTTTTCCAGGGTCTACCAGAAGGCTTGGTAGAGTCAGCGAAAATTGATGGGTGTAATGACTTTGGAGTCTTATTTCGAATTGTCATACCTTGTTCGATGCCGGCGATTGCGACGATATCTCTGTTTTATGCTGTAACGTATTGGAACACCTATATGCACGCAATTCTATATATTAACGATGCGGCCAAATGGCCAATTCAAGTATTACTTCGGCAAATCGTTGTACTTGCGAGCGGATTGAGTTATGACAGTGCCGAATTTACGGATATTCTACCACCGGAAATTACAGTGAAAATGGCGGTTATCGTTGTCGCAACAGTCCCAGTGCTGATGGTATATCCATTCTTACAGAAGCACTTTACAAAAGGTGCTCTACTTGGATCATTGAAAGAGTGA
- a CDS encoding ABC transporter permease: MRRVKKNKLLYIMILPGLLYFFIYKYIPMYGLVISFQDYKPYKGILGSEWVGFEHFHRLFTEPAFWMIFKNTIILFGLNILIFFPIPIILALMLNEVRLRAFQRTVQTLIYIPHFMSWVIIVSISYVLLTMDGGLVNGVLETFGFQKVNFLLNEGWFRPMYIIQVIWREAGWGTIIYLAAIAAVDPSMYEAARMDGANRIQQIWHITIPAIKSVIVVLLILKIGDVLELGFEHVYLLLNASNREVGEIFDTYVYTTGLKQGQYSYSTAIGLFKGLIGLILVMGANKFAKKIGEEGIY; encoded by the coding sequence ATGAGACGTGTGAAGAAAAATAAATTACTGTACATTATGATTTTACCGGGACTTCTATACTTTTTCATTTACAAGTATATTCCGATGTACGGTCTTGTTATATCGTTCCAAGACTATAAACCATACAAAGGAATTCTTGGGAGTGAATGGGTAGGATTTGAACATTTTCATCGCTTATTTACAGAACCTGCTTTTTGGATGATCTTTAAAAACACCATCATATTGTTTGGGTTAAACATCTTAATATTCTTTCCCATTCCGATCATTCTAGCTTTAATGTTAAATGAGGTAAGGCTTCGTGCATTTCAACGTACAGTACAAACACTCATTTATATTCCTCACTTTATGAGCTGGGTTATCATTGTTTCGATTAGTTATGTTTTACTGACGATGGATGGTGGGCTTGTCAATGGAGTATTGGAAACATTCGGCTTTCAAAAAGTCAATTTCTTATTGAATGAAGGCTGGTTTAGACCGATGTACATTATTCAAGTTATCTGGCGTGAAGCTGGTTGGGGGACGATCATATATTTGGCAGCGATTGCAGCTGTGGATCCTTCCATGTATGAAGCAGCTCGTATGGACGGAGCCAATCGAATTCAACAAATTTGGCATATTACCATTCCAGCCATTAAAAGTGTCATTGTCGTTCTCTTAATCTTGAAGATTGGGGATGTATTAGAACTTGGATTTGAACATGTATATTTATTATTAAATGCATCAAACCGTGAAGTTGGAGAAATCTTTGATACCTATGTGTATACGACTGGGTTGAAGCAAGGACAGTATAGTTATAGTACTGCGATAGGTCTTTTTAAAGGACTGATCGGTTTAATACTCGTGATGGGCGCGAACAAATTCGCGAAAAAAATCGGCGAAGAAGGAATCTATTAA
- a CDS encoding extracellular solute-binding protein, whose product MLGIGGLAACSNESASNESAGGKKKEEQKSAEPVKFTIMANLHTPEVPSDKIEKLLEEKTDTDITIQWTPDGNYEEKLSTAFATSTFPEAVFMKNTTTFLQFKEAIRDGQFWEVGPFLDEFPNLKNLNETVLKNTAVDGKLYTLYQGRPLSRQGLIYRKDWADKLEISEPTNIEEFYEMARAFTEDDPDGNGKKDTFGITDRSDLIYGAFKTVSSWHGTPNGWGEKDGKLLPEFMFEEYMDTMDFFKDLRDKGYINQDFPVTSKEDQQSFFKNGKAGMYVGSMPDVLSIHRDAEKINPDVVYDVQNQIKGPDGEYGIWSLPGYGTVVMFPKSAVKDEEQLKGILGFFDQMMSAEISNLAFWGIEGEHYTVEKDKALASENAELTDREVKPYQSIEIGEPATNGRYEGLSSYDVKEKAEELILDNENYLIHDPTVPLDSPTNIERGERLNQSITDATYQYILGQIDKSGFEKVVDEWKKSGGDDIIKEFNKSYSEAK is encoded by the coding sequence ATGCTGGGAATTGGAGGTTTGGCTGCATGCTCTAATGAAAGCGCTTCAAACGAGTCGGCTGGTGGAAAGAAAAAAGAGGAGCAGAAATCTGCTGAACCGGTAAAGTTTACTATTATGGCTAACTTGCATACGCCGGAAGTCCCATCGGATAAAATTGAAAAGCTTCTTGAAGAAAAGACAGACACCGATATTACAATTCAATGGACTCCAGATGGAAATTATGAGGAGAAGCTAAGCACAGCTTTTGCTACAAGTACCTTTCCAGAAGCAGTATTTATGAAAAACACCACAACATTTCTTCAATTTAAAGAAGCGATCCGTGATGGACAATTCTGGGAAGTTGGGCCTTTCTTAGATGAATTTCCAAATTTGAAGAATTTAAATGAAACAGTATTAAAGAATACAGCTGTTGACGGCAAACTTTATACACTTTATCAGGGGAGACCATTATCTCGTCAGGGTTTAATTTACCGTAAGGACTGGGCAGACAAGCTCGAAATCTCAGAACCTACGAATATAGAGGAATTTTATGAAATGGCTAGAGCATTCACGGAAGATGATCCAGACGGAAATGGTAAAAAAGATACCTTTGGGATTACAGACCGTAGCGATTTAATTTATGGTGCATTTAAAACAGTTTCCTCATGGCATGGGACACCTAATGGCTGGGGAGAAAAGGATGGTAAATTGCTGCCAGAGTTTATGTTTGAAGAGTATATGGATACAATGGACTTCTTTAAAGATTTACGTGATAAGGGATATATTAACCAGGATTTCCCTGTTACGAGCAAGGAAGACCAACAATCCTTCTTTAAAAATGGTAAGGCTGGAATGTATGTCGGATCCATGCCAGATGTGCTTAGTATTCATCGAGATGCTGAAAAAATTAATCCAGATGTTGTTTATGATGTCCAAAATCAAATTAAAGGTCCAGATGGTGAATATGGTATTTGGTCATTGCCCGGATATGGAACAGTTGTCATGTTCCCAAAATCTGCAGTAAAAGATGAAGAACAATTAAAAGGAATCCTTGGATTCTTCGATCAAATGATGTCAGCAGAAATATCGAACTTAGCTTTTTGGGGTATTGAAGGGGAACACTACACTGTCGAAAAAGACAAGGCTCTAGCAAGTGAAAACGCGGAATTAACGGACCGCGAAGTAAAGCCATATCAATCAATAGAGATTGGTGAACCAGCAACTAATGGTAGATATGAAGGATTGTCTTCATATGATGTGAAAGAAAAGGCGGAAGAACTGATACTGGACAATGAAAACTATCTAATTCATGATCCAACAGTTCCTCTTGATTCACCTACCAACATCGAAAGAGGAGAAAGACTTAACCAATCTATTACGGATGCTACATATCAATATATCCTTGGCCAAATTGATAAATCTGGTTTTGAAAAAGTTGTTGACGAATGGAAAAAATCCGGTGGGGATGACATCATTAAAGAGTTTAACAAATCTTATAGTGAAGCGAAGTAA
- the pelA gene encoding pectate lyase has translation MIYSKIRSIDGLLFILVFLLAFSLGFSKSIYVSAFNDAVVNAETNAIDAYDSIFEAEDTEIQGAIIDNKHLGFTGTGFVDYVPNAPGGTITWIIDDVLAKGEYSLVFRYANGGAENRPAAINVNGETINPQLDFNTTIEWNNWQTVSIKAQLQKGKNNIIATGVGSSGGANIDHLRIHNNDDDIEPGEPEPVEITEVDIEDLTDGVLLKRLKTTGLLADHTNLDENRNMTRIEFFAKINDAMGFHHEEKYKNLDPNSQVWEVSKEEWFSYVLETALKEGYIDADKQGNIYPDSIITRREAAFIIANVLNLAPNLPKQSEGKIGHVQKAGYMNKGKFGKKESLTAKEANQIAEKIAKKMKDQNNHVHIAATEAVSDHIVAVILNGSFDQFDIHAITLKKAQEKFSSLNNKLTDMYPVRAAIGENRFDQTVIFYEVREALVEGKVSAKDEQHFSGNIDDLVKQADILLTWQMEHGGWTKSMDEEYKRPWDGKEARSKQLGEKGEETGTIDNNATIKEIRIVAQAYRETGEAKYKESIQRGIDFLLTMQYQAGGWPQVYPARTTSTESSIYYTNYVTFNDNAMVRVLEFFDDILNEHYPFDQEFLNKKERTDLITSQKKGLDYILKSQNKVDDSLQVWSAQHDPVTYEAREGRSYEHASNSGSESIGIIKFLMSRPNQTPEIKKAVLGALEWFDKVKLEGIRYVSGDKNGVYFVEDPDSDTWYRFYEIGTNLPIFSSRDGIIKRTIHEIEQERRDGYQWGGSYATQLLIVAKETGFYENHVFAEVVHNEVNDKYGRSLVKGESKRVEDSTKALEKIPTKLVVNQNGNGDYKTIQAAVEAIPVNNKEHAEIFINDGIYKEVITIPADKPFIHLTGESKEGTVLTYDNYAKKERPSGGTYGTSGSASVFLYANDISVKNLTLENSFDESTVEGGSQALAAYIRGERMAFDNVRFLGNQDTLLAHSGTQYYHDSYIEGDVDFIFGGARAVFDHCEIVSLDRGSSLNNGYITAASTNIEQDYGFLFINSKFTSNAKAGTVWLGRPWHPGGDASAIGSVIIMNSELGEHIQETGWTDMSGFSANDARFFEYKNTGPGVVLNDSRRQLTESDAAQATIVHVLDGWNPNK, from the coding sequence TTGATCTATTCGAAAATAAGATCGATAGATGGTTTATTGTTTATACTTGTGTTTTTACTAGCTTTTTCACTTGGATTCAGCAAGTCTATTTATGTAAGTGCTTTCAATGATGCCGTGGTGAATGCTGAGACTAACGCAATTGATGCTTATGATTCTATATTTGAAGCGGAAGATACAGAAATTCAAGGTGCCATTATTGATAACAAACATTTAGGATTTACAGGTACTGGCTTCGTTGACTATGTACCAAATGCACCAGGAGGAACAATTACATGGATCATTGATGATGTTCTTGCCAAAGGTGAATATTCACTCGTTTTTAGATATGCGAATGGCGGTGCTGAGAATCGACCAGCTGCTATTAATGTTAATGGGGAAACCATTAATCCACAATTAGATTTTAATACAACGATTGAATGGAATAATTGGCAAACTGTTTCCATAAAAGCGCAGCTCCAAAAAGGAAAAAATAATATTATTGCAACTGGTGTTGGTTCAAGTGGTGGGGCTAATATTGATCATCTCCGTATTCATAATAACGACGATGATATAGAGCCTGGTGAACCTGAGCCAGTAGAAATTACTGAAGTCGACATTGAAGATCTAACAGACGGGGTTTTATTAAAAAGATTGAAAACAACAGGACTATTAGCTGATCATACGAATTTAGATGAAAATCGAAACATGACCCGTATTGAATTTTTTGCCAAAATAAATGATGCAATGGGATTTCACCACGAAGAAAAGTATAAAAACCTAGATCCAAATTCTCAGGTCTGGGAAGTGTCAAAAGAAGAATGGTTTAGTTATGTTCTCGAAACGGCATTAAAAGAAGGTTATATCGATGCAGATAAGCAAGGAAATATTTATCCAGATAGCATTATTACTCGCCGTGAAGCCGCATTTATTATTGCCAATGTATTAAATCTTGCCCCGAATTTACCTAAACAAAGTGAAGGGAAAATTGGTCATGTGCAGAAAGCCGGTTACATGAATAAAGGGAAATTTGGGAAGAAAGAATCTTTGACTGCAAAGGAGGCTAACCAAATTGCTGAAAAAATAGCTAAAAAAATGAAAGATCAAAACAATCATGTGCATATTGCTGCTACTGAAGCAGTTTCGGATCATATCGTAGCAGTCATTTTAAATGGCTCTTTTGATCAATTTGACATACATGCAATTACATTAAAGAAAGCGCAAGAAAAGTTTTCTTCATTAAATAATAAGCTGACAGATATGTATCCAGTTAGAGCTGCCATTGGAGAAAATAGATTTGACCAGACTGTTATTTTTTATGAGGTTCGAGAAGCATTAGTGGAAGGAAAGGTAAGTGCAAAGGATGAACAACATTTCTCAGGCAATATCGATGATTTAGTGAAGCAAGCTGATATTTTGTTAACATGGCAAATGGAACATGGCGGATGGACGAAAAGTATGGATGAAGAATATAAACGTCCATGGGATGGAAAAGAAGCTCGCTCTAAACAGCTTGGAGAAAAAGGGGAGGAAACAGGCACGATTGATAATAATGCCACAATCAAAGAAATTCGTATCGTCGCTCAGGCGTACCGTGAAACTGGAGAGGCAAAATATAAAGAAAGTATTCAGCGGGGGATTGACTTTTTATTAACGATGCAATATCAAGCAGGAGGCTGGCCGCAAGTATATCCAGCACGAACAACATCGACTGAAAGCTCTATATATTATACAAACTATGTAACTTTTAATGATAACGCAATGGTTAGGGTGCTCGAATTTTTTGATGATATTTTGAATGAACATTATCCATTTGATCAAGAATTCCTTAATAAAAAGGAACGGACGGATCTGATAACATCTCAGAAAAAAGGCCTTGATTATATTTTAAAGTCACAAAATAAAGTGGACGATAGCCTTCAAGTATGGAGTGCTCAGCATGATCCAGTTACATATGAAGCAAGAGAAGGTCGTTCATATGAGCATGCGTCCAATTCAGGGAGTGAATCAATCGGCATTATCAAATTTCTAATGTCGCGTCCAAATCAAACACCAGAAATCAAAAAGGCTGTTTTAGGTGCTTTAGAGTGGTTTGATAAGGTGAAATTGGAAGGAATTCGTTATGTTAGTGGAGATAAGAATGGTGTTTATTTTGTTGAAGATCCGGATTCAGACACATGGTACAGATTTTATGAAATAGGGACAAATTTACCCATCTTTTCAAGTAGGGATGGCATTATCAAAAGAACCATTCATGAAATTGAGCAAGAACGTCGTGATGGATATCAGTGGGGTGGGAGCTATGCAACCCAGCTGCTTATAGTGGCAAAAGAGACAGGATTTTATGAGAATCATGTTTTCGCTGAAGTAGTTCATAATGAAGTTAATGACAAATATGGTAGGTCACTAGTAAAGGGAGAGTCAAAAAGAGTGGAAGATAGTACAAAAGCATTGGAAAAAATACCTACTAAACTAGTTGTTAATCAAAACGGTAATGGTGATTATAAAACGATTCAAGCAGCAGTAGAAGCTATACCAGTAAATAATAAAGAACATGCTGAAATATTCATAAACGATGGAATATATAAGGAAGTAATAACGATACCTGCAGACAAACCATTTATTCATTTGACTGGGGAAAGTAAGGAGGGAACAGTATTAACCTATGATAATTATGCTAAAAAAGAAAGGCCTTCCGGAGGCACATATGGAACAAGTGGAAGTGCAAGTGTATTTTTATATGCAAATGATATCTCTGTTAAGAATTTGACACTGGAAAATTCTTTTGATGAGTCGACAGTAGAAGGGGGATCACAGGCCCTTGCGGCATATATTCGTGGTGAACGGATGGCATTCGACAATGTGCGTTTCCTTGGAAACCAAGATACCCTACTAGCGCATTCAGGTACTCAATATTATCATGACAGTTATATAGAAGGTGATGTTGATTTCATTTTCGGAGGAGCAAGAGCAGTATTTGATCATTGTGAAATCGTTTCTTTAGATCGTGGTTCATCTTTAAATAACGGCTATATTACAGCCGCAAGTACAAATATTGAACAGGATTATGGGTTTTTGTTCATTAATAGCAAGTTTACAAGTAATGCGAAAGCTGGAACAGTCTGGTTGGGAAGACCATGGCACCCAGGGGGAGACGCAAGCGCTATCGGTAGTGTCATTATTATGAACAGTGAACTCGGGGAGCATATCCAGGAAACCGGCTGGACAGATATGTCAGGATTTAGTGCAAATGATGCTAGATTTTTTGAATACAAGAATACGGGACCTGGTGTAGTACTCAATGATTCAAGACGACAACTAACCGAGTCAGATGCAGCACAGGCAACAATTGTTCATGTACTTGATGGTTGGAATCCAAATAAATAA